A portion of the Algimonas porphyrae genome contains these proteins:
- the metC gene encoding cystathionine beta-lyase, with the protein MTDKSTRFVHLGRPKPGLGTPVNPPVQRASTLLFNRAEDLYRTDIRGYGRHGSGVHDALCELFLELEGGKSCQLYPSGVMACTQPILAFVKPGDHLLLTDSVYGPTRYFCQTYLKRMGVETELYDPRIGAGIADLIRDNTSIVLLESPGSLTFEIQDVPAICSSARDRGVISIIDNTWSAGLSLNPLILGADISTHSATKYFGGHGDLLYGAAICADPRHGEQIAATAKQMGVASASDDAYQVLRGFRSVVTRFEQQARTSEVLARWLTEKGQIRRVLHPVLESHPDHALWQRDFSGGGCLFSVELAPCSTAQVNQFINALELFGIGYSYGGFESLAIHCDPQLKRKFGEALDGPIVRFACGLEAVEDLISDVEQALATLD; encoded by the coding sequence ATGACAGACAAGTCCACACGTTTCGTGCATCTGGGCCGGCCCAAGCCCGGCCTTGGAACGCCCGTCAATCCGCCAGTGCAGCGCGCTTCAACCCTTCTTTTCAATCGGGCCGAAGATCTCTATCGCACAGATATTCGCGGCTATGGCCGGCACGGTTCGGGGGTGCATGACGCGCTGTGCGAACTCTTTCTGGAGCTGGAAGGCGGCAAGAGCTGCCAGCTTTACCCGTCCGGTGTCATGGCCTGCACGCAACCAATTCTGGCCTTCGTAAAGCCCGGTGATCACCTGCTACTGACCGACAGCGTCTATGGTCCGACCCGCTATTTCTGCCAGACCTATCTGAAACGGATGGGTGTCGAGACGGAGCTGTACGACCCGCGCATCGGGGCCGGGATCGCTGATCTGATCCGTGACAATACATCTATTGTTTTACTGGAAAGCCCGGGGTCGTTGACGTTTGAAATTCAGGATGTTCCAGCCATCTGCTCATCTGCACGGGACCGGGGTGTTATCTCCATTATCGACAATACATGGTCAGCAGGCCTGTCTCTGAATCCGCTTATACTCGGCGCCGACATATCGACCCATTCCGCTACTAAATATTTCGGTGGCCATGGCGATCTTCTTTACGGGGCCGCGATCTGCGCTGATCCAAGACATGGCGAACAGATTGCTGCAACGGCCAAACAAATGGGCGTGGCAAGCGCGTCCGATGATGCCTATCAGGTCCTGCGCGGTTTCCGGTCCGTCGTGACACGGTTCGAACAGCAGGCGCGAACGAGCGAAGTTTTGGCCCGGTGGCTGACAGAGAAAGGCCAGATCCGGCGCGTACTCCATCCTGTGCTGGAATCCCATCCGGATCATGCCCTCTGGCAGCGTGATTTCAGTGGCGGCGGTTGCCTGTTCAGTGTCGAGCTCGCGCCCTGCTCGACGGCCCAAGTGAACCAATTCATCAATGCGCTCGAACTATTCGGGATCGGTTATTCCTATGGCGGCTTTGAAAGCCTGGCCATTCATTGCGATCCGCAGCTGAAACGGAAATTCGGTGAAGCGCTGGATGGTCCGATCGTCCGCTTCGCCTGCGGGCTGGAAGCCGTCGAAGACCTTATCTCTGACGTGGAACAGGCGCTTGCGACGCTGGATTGA